The Paenibacillus sp. RUD330 genome has a segment encoding these proteins:
- a CDS encoding YlxQ family RNA-binding protein, whose protein sequence is MTNKALSNLGMAMRAGKVITGDETVLKAVRQGKARLVLVAADASDNTKKKYRDKCSSYGVPLAEAFTRDSLGQALGKEERVIVAITDSGFANMIRGQLSQNTEVEYID, encoded by the coding sequence ATGACGAATAAAGCTCTTTCCAACCTGGGCATGGCGATGCGTGCCGGCAAAGTCATCACCGGCGACGAGACGGTTCTCAAAGCCGTACGCCAAGGCAAAGCCCGGCTTGTGCTAGTCGCTGCCGACGCTTCCGATAATACGAAGAAGAAATATCGCGATAAATGCTCGTCCTACGGCGTGCCGTTGGCCGAAGCATTCACCCGGGACAGCCTCGGGCAGGCTCTTGGCAAGGAAGAGCGGGTCATCGTGGCCATTACCGATTCCGGGTTCGCGAACATGATTCGGGGGCAACTGAGCCAGAATACGGAGGTGGAGTATATTGACTAA
- a CDS encoding YlxR family protein: MKPRKIPMRKCVASQEMLPKKELIRVVRTPEGDIVIDLTGKKSGRGAYLRGTAECFRLAKKSRALDRALKQAVPPEIYDQLEREFISVEEQFLAAKEQEADEDDE; this comes from the coding sequence TTGAAACCTAGAAAGATACCGATGCGCAAATGCGTGGCAAGCCAGGAGATGCTGCCCAAGAAGGAGCTGATCCGGGTCGTCCGGACTCCGGAAGGGGATATCGTCATCGACCTGACGGGCAAAAAATCCGGAAGAGGCGCCTACTTGCGGGGGACAGCGGAATGCTTCCGCCTCGCCAAGAAGAGCCGCGCGCTCGACCGGGCGCTCAAGCAGGCGGTTCCGCCGGAGATTTACGATCAGCTCGAGCGGGAATTCATCTCCGTCGAAGAACAGTTCCTTGCCGCCAAAGAGCAGGAGGCGGATGAGGATGACGAATAA
- the nusA gene encoding transcription termination factor NusA codes for MSMDFIEALNEIEREKGIAKDILLEAIEAALISSYKRNFNTAQNVRVDINRHTGVIKVYARKNVVEEVLDPRLEISVEASREINPHYQLDDVAEIEVTPRDFGRIAAQTAKQVVTQRIREAERGLIYNAYIDKEEDIVNGIVQRQDTRHLFIDLGKVEAVLPLTELMPTDKFRHGDRVKSFITKVENTTKGPQIILSRTHPGLLKRLFELEVPEIYDGVVEIRSVAREAGFRSKIAVHSRNAEVDPVGSCVGQKGMRVQTIVTELKGEKIDIVRWSDSVEEYVANALSPSKVLEVIVFEQEKMARVIVPDYQLSLAIGIKGQNARLAAKLTGWKIDIKSETQAEQEYGRERTQGVAMHQDSITID; via the coding sequence ATGAGCATGGATTTTATTGAAGCCTTAAACGAGATAGAGAGAGAGAAGGGGATCGCCAAGGACATTCTCCTTGAAGCGATCGAAGCCGCTCTCATCTCCAGCTACAAGCGCAACTTCAACACCGCTCAGAACGTGCGCGTGGACATCAACCGCCATACCGGCGTCATCAAGGTATACGCGCGCAAGAACGTGGTGGAGGAAGTGCTTGATCCGCGCCTCGAGATATCGGTGGAGGCGTCACGGGAAATCAATCCTCACTACCAGCTCGACGATGTCGCCGAAATCGAAGTCACGCCTCGCGACTTTGGACGGATCGCCGCCCAGACGGCCAAGCAGGTCGTTACGCAGCGCATCCGCGAAGCGGAGCGCGGCCTCATTTATAATGCGTACATCGACAAGGAAGAGGATATTGTCAACGGCATCGTCCAGCGCCAGGATACGCGCCATTTGTTCATCGATCTCGGCAAGGTCGAAGCGGTGCTGCCGCTGACCGAGCTGATGCCGACGGACAAATTCAGGCATGGCGATCGCGTGAAGTCGTTCATCACCAAGGTGGAGAATACGACCAAAGGGCCGCAGATCATCCTCTCCCGCACCCATCCCGGGCTGCTGAAGCGGTTGTTCGAGCTGGAGGTTCCGGAAATCTACGACGGCGTGGTCGAGATCCGTTCGGTGGCGAGGGAAGCGGGCTTCCGCTCCAAGATCGCCGTCCATTCCCGCAATGCGGAAGTGGATCCCGTCGGCTCCTGCGTAGGCCAGAAGGGCATGCGCGTGCAGACGATCGTGACGGAGCTGAAGGGCGAGAAGATCGATATCGTCCGCTGGTCCGACAGCGTCGAGGAATACGTGGCGAATGCTCTCAGCCCATCGAAGGTGCTGGAAGTCATCGTGTTCGAACAGGAGAAGATGGCCCGGGTCATCGTGCCGGATTACCAGCTGTCGCTGGCGATCGGCATTAAAGGCCAGAACGCCCGTCTTGCCGCCAAGCTGACCGGCTGGAAGATCGATATCAAGAGCGAGACGCAGGCGGAGCAGGAATACGGCCGTGAACGGACCCAGGGCGTCGCGATGCATCAGGACTCCATAACGATCGACTGA
- the rimP gene encoding ribosome maturation factor RimP, whose protein sequence is MSTSRIKAVVEEMVGPFLSDNGFELVDIEYVKEGSNWFLRVFVDKEGGIDIDECGRISEFLSEQLDQNDPVSDAYFLEVSSPGAERPLKKPEDVSKAVGKHVFVTTYEPIDGLKEFEGPLVSFDGETVVVSTGRKSHAIPYAKVASARLAIVF, encoded by the coding sequence TTGAGCACATCCAGAATCAAAGCCGTCGTGGAAGAGATGGTCGGCCCATTTCTCAGCGACAACGGATTCGAGCTTGTGGACATCGAATACGTGAAGGAAGGCAGCAACTGGTTCCTTCGCGTATTTGTTGATAAAGAAGGCGGTATTGACATCGACGAGTGCGGACGCATCAGCGAGTTTCTGAGCGAGCAGCTGGATCAGAACGATCCGGTATCGGACGCTTACTTCCTGGAAGTTTCGTCGCCGGGCGCCGAGCGCCCGCTGAAGAAGCCGGAAGACGTAAGCAAGGCGGTCGGCAAGCACGTGTTCGTCACGACGTACGAGCCGATCGACGGACTCAAGGAGTTCGAAGGACCGCTGGTTTCGTTCGACGGGGAGACCGTCGTCGTCAGCACCGGACGCAAGAGTCATGCCATTCCATATGCGAAGGTGGCCAGCGCCAGGCTGGCTATCGTTTTCTAA
- a CDS encoding PolC-type DNA polymerase III — MSADKRQRFELLTKQAELPPELIGTHFQDAIIEKVLVSESNREWTFCISVRTLVQRDYYSIFCKTVREKFRHIAEVSFCFTYEDHILSDSLCLEYWPLFVEWAQQEMASVNGWLAKGQASAENGVLLLQLMDKAGLELAKRKKLDEAIVRFYEERFSRTLRVKLAAGEAARELYEEFAQRVVQENNDAVMQIMTSAASEVPEPEEGDVRLAVGYDIREEAVPMMNIVEEEKKIAVQGTVFGLEVKELRNGSTLFTFNVTDFTDSIAMKMFAKTKEDVKVLSKLSNGKWIKARGRVEYDRFMQEPELVMMPNDLHEVVAPKERTDAAEVKRVEFHLHTTMSTMDAVTSVDTYIKTAAKWGHEAIAVTDHGNVQCYPEAFKHGKKNGIKVLFGVEANVVNDAVPMVLNPRPETLKDAEYVVFDIETTGLSITNCKIIELAGVKYKNGQEIDRFATFINPHERIPYHIEQLTNITDDMVRGAPELEPKLREFADFVGDCVLVAHNARFDMGFIQASCKMIGIPELKNPVLDTLELARFLHPAMKNHRLNTLADKYKVGLESHHRAVDDSVALAGVLYGLIGDAAQRSVTGLHQLNDYVGMDLSNSRPFHCMIYALNAAGKKNLFKLISLSHTEHFKRVACIPKSKLKDMRDGLLIISGCEKGEFFEAVLNKTVEEAEDVADFYDVLEIQPVDFYMHLVDKGLVGSRAEIEDAMRKVCRIGEKLGKPVIATGNVHYLNPRDKMYRDITIMGITGFSPLKSQRLPDAHLRTTDEMLQEFRFLGEELAYQVVVANTVELAGRFEPFEMFPDKLFTPIMEGADEEIRDTCYSTARSMYGEELPQVVIDRLEKELVPIIKFGFSANYLISERLVKKSNADGYLVGSRGSVGSSVVATFLGISEVNPLPPHYLCLNGDCRHSEWILDGSVSSGFNLADKDCPHCGKKMKGEGQDIPFETFLGFKGDKVPDIDLNFSGEYQPIAHNFTKEIFGEKCVFRAGTIGTVAEKTAYGFAKKYEEEKGRKWRGAELSRLASGCTGVKRSTGQHPGGIVVVPDYIDVEDITPVQYPADDTGAEWKTTHFDYHAFEMNLLKLDILGHDDPTMMRMLQDLTGIDPTTIPMNDPKVMSMFNSTTALGVAPEKIRSSVATYGVPEMGTKFVRQMLEETQPTSFADLLQISGLSHGTGVWLGNAQELIKNGTCSIKTVIGCRDEIMLYLIYKAGMDAGLAFKITESVRKGRGLTPEWIEEMKRCKVPQWYIDSCLRIEYMFPKAHAAAYVISAVRTAFFKLYHPIEFYATYFTVRAEDFDLELLCQGYEPILKKLVEIEQKGFAATPKEKASVSMFEMALEMTARGFSFKPIDLYRSDATKWTIDGDSLIPPFAAIAGIGENAARNIGASRDGSEFLSIEDFQQRSKATKTIIEVLTGMGCFRGLPESNQLSLF; from the coding sequence ATGAGCGCCGACAAAAGACAACGCTTCGAGCTGCTGACGAAGCAGGCCGAGCTTCCGCCGGAGCTGATCGGAACCCATTTCCAGGACGCGATCATCGAGAAGGTGCTGGTAAGCGAAAGCAACCGCGAGTGGACGTTCTGCATCTCCGTCCGCACGCTCGTCCAGCGCGATTACTATAGTATTTTTTGCAAGACGGTCCGGGAGAAGTTCCGCCATATCGCCGAAGTTTCGTTTTGCTTTACGTATGAGGACCATATTCTGAGCGACAGCCTATGCCTGGAATATTGGCCTCTGTTCGTGGAATGGGCGCAGCAGGAGATGGCTTCGGTCAACGGCTGGCTGGCCAAAGGGCAAGCCTCGGCCGAGAACGGCGTGCTGCTGCTTCAGCTCATGGACAAGGCGGGGCTGGAGCTGGCGAAGCGCAAGAAGCTGGACGAGGCGATCGTCCGCTTCTATGAGGAACGCTTCTCGCGCACTTTGCGCGTCAAGCTCGCTGCAGGCGAAGCGGCCCGCGAGCTCTATGAGGAGTTCGCCCAGCGCGTCGTTCAGGAGAACAACGACGCCGTCATGCAGATCATGACGAGCGCGGCGAGCGAGGTTCCGGAGCCGGAGGAAGGCGATGTCCGCCTCGCTGTCGGCTACGATATCCGCGAGGAAGCCGTGCCGATGATGAACATCGTGGAAGAAGAGAAGAAGATCGCCGTCCAGGGTACGGTATTCGGGCTCGAGGTCAAGGAGCTTCGCAACGGCAGCACCCTGTTTACGTTCAACGTGACGGATTTCACCGATTCCATCGCCATGAAGATGTTCGCGAAGACCAAGGAAGACGTGAAGGTGCTCTCCAAGCTGTCGAACGGCAAATGGATCAAGGCCCGGGGGCGCGTCGAGTACGACCGCTTCATGCAGGAGCCCGAGCTCGTCATGATGCCCAACGATCTGCATGAAGTCGTCGCGCCCAAGGAGCGGACCGATGCCGCCGAAGTGAAGCGGGTGGAGTTCCATCTCCATACGACGATGAGCACGATGGACGCCGTCACCTCGGTGGATACGTACATCAAGACGGCCGCCAAATGGGGACATGAGGCGATTGCGGTCACCGATCACGGCAACGTGCAATGTTATCCCGAAGCGTTCAAGCACGGAAAGAAAAACGGGATCAAGGTGCTGTTCGGCGTAGAGGCCAACGTCGTGAACGACGCCGTTCCGATGGTTTTGAATCCGCGTCCGGAGACGCTGAAGGATGCCGAATACGTCGTTTTCGACATCGAGACGACCGGCCTCTCCATCACGAACTGCAAGATCATCGAGCTTGCCGGGGTCAAATACAAGAATGGCCAGGAAATCGACCGCTTCGCCACCTTCATCAACCCTCATGAGCGCATTCCGTACCATATCGAGCAGCTGACCAACATTACGGATGACATGGTCCGCGGAGCGCCCGAGCTGGAGCCCAAGCTTCGCGAGTTCGCGGATTTTGTCGGCGACTGCGTCCTTGTCGCCCACAACGCTCGTTTCGACATGGGCTTCATTCAAGCGTCATGCAAGATGATCGGCATTCCGGAGCTGAAAAATCCGGTTCTCGATACGCTGGAGCTGGCCCGCTTCCTGCATCCGGCTATGAAGAACCATCGGCTCAACACGCTGGCCGACAAATACAAGGTCGGACTCGAGAGCCATCACCGCGCGGTGGACGACTCCGTTGCGCTGGCCGGGGTTCTGTACGGACTGATCGGCGACGCCGCCCAGCGCAGCGTGACCGGGCTTCATCAGCTCAACGACTATGTGGGCATGGACCTCTCCAACAGCCGTCCGTTCCACTGCATGATCTACGCTCTCAATGCGGCGGGCAAAAAAAACCTGTTCAAGCTCATTTCGCTTTCGCATACCGAGCATTTCAAGCGTGTCGCCTGCATTCCGAAGAGCAAGCTCAAGGACATGAGGGACGGCCTGCTCATCATTTCCGGCTGCGAGAAGGGCGAGTTTTTCGAGGCCGTCCTGAACAAGACGGTGGAGGAGGCGGAGGATGTCGCCGATTTCTACGATGTGCTGGAGATTCAGCCCGTCGACTTCTACATGCATCTGGTGGACAAAGGGCTTGTGGGCAGCCGCGCCGAGATCGAGGACGCGATGCGCAAGGTTTGCCGGATCGGCGAGAAGCTCGGCAAGCCCGTCATCGCCACCGGCAACGTCCATTATTTGAACCCGCGCGACAAGATGTACCGCGACATTACGATCATGGGCATAACGGGCTTCAGCCCGCTGAAGAGCCAGCGTCTCCCCGATGCCCATCTGCGGACGACCGACGAGATGCTGCAGGAATTCCGCTTCCTCGGCGAGGAGCTTGCCTATCAGGTCGTCGTCGCCAACACGGTGGAGCTTGCGGGCCGGTTCGAGCCGTTCGAGATGTTTCCGGACAAGCTGTTCACGCCGATCATGGAAGGGGCGGACGAGGAGATCCGCGATACCTGTTATTCGACTGCCCGCAGCATGTACGGCGAAGAGCTGCCGCAGGTCGTCATCGACCGTCTGGAGAAGGAGCTTGTGCCGATCATCAAGTTCGGCTTCTCGGCCAACTATCTCATCTCCGAGCGTCTGGTGAAGAAGTCCAATGCGGACGGCTATCTGGTCGGATCGCGGGGATCGGTGGGCTCTTCCGTCGTCGCGACCTTCCTGGGCATATCCGAGGTCAACCCGCTTCCTCCCCATTATCTGTGCCTGAATGGAGACTGCCGGCACAGCGAATGGATTCTGGACGGCAGCGTATCCTCCGGCTTCAATCTGGCGGACAAGGATTGCCCGCATTGCGGCAAGAAAATGAAGGGCGAGGGCCAGGACATTCCGTTCGAGACTTTCCTCGGCTTCAAGGGCGACAAGGTTCCCGACATCGATCTCAACTTTTCCGGAGAGTACCAGCCGATCGCGCATAATTTCACGAAGGAGATCTTCGGCGAGAAATGCGTGTTCCGCGCCGGCACGATCGGAACGGTGGCCGAGAAGACGGCCTACGGCTTCGCCAAGAAATACGAGGAGGAAAAAGGCCGGAAATGGCGCGGAGCGGAGCTCAGCCGGCTGGCGTCGGGCTGCACCGGAGTCAAGAGGAGCACCGGCCAGCATCCGGGCGGCATTGTCGTCGTGCCGGACTACATCGACGTCGAGGACATCACGCCGGTCCAATATCCGGCCGATGATACGGGAGCGGAATGGAAAACGACCCATTTCGATTACCATGCCTTCGAAATGAACCTGCTCAAGCTCGATATCCTCGGCCATGACGATCCGACGATGATGCGGATGCTCCAGGATCTGACGGGCATCGATCCGACGACGATTCCGATGAACGATCCCAAGGTGATGAGCATGTTCAACTCCACGACGGCGCTCGGAGTGGCTCCGGAGAAGATCCGCTCCAGCGTCGCCACCTATGGCGTTCCGGAGATGGGGACCAAGTTCGTCCGGCAGATGCTCGAAGAGACGCAGCCGACTTCATTTGCGGATCTGCTCCAGATTTCCGGCTTGTCGCATGGCACCGGGGTATGGCTGGGCAATGCCCAGGAGCTGATCAAGAACGGAACCTGCTCGATCAAGACCGTCATCGGCTGCCGCGACGAGATCATGCTCTATCTGATCTACAAGGCGGGCATGGATGCCGGGCTCGCCTTCAAGATTACCGAGAGCGTCCGGAAAGGCAGAGGGCTGACGCCGGAATGGATCGAGGAGATGAAGCGGTGCAAGGTGCCGCAGTGGTATATCGATTCCTGCCTGCGCATCGAGTACATGTTCCCGAAGGCGCATGCCGCGGCCTATGTCATTTCCGCTGTGCGCACCGCCTTTTTCAAGCTCTATCACCCGATCGAATTCTATGCCACCTACTTTACGGTCCGCGCGGAAGACTTCGATCTGGAGCTGCTGTGCCAGGGCTACGAGCCGATTCTCAAGAAGCTGGTGGAGATCGAGCAGAAGGGCTTCGCGGCGACGCCTAAGGAGAAGGCCTCGGTATCGATGTTCGAGATGGCGCTGGAGATGACTGCGCGCGGGTTCTCGTTCAAGCCGATCGACCTGTACCGCTCCGACGCGACCAAATGGACGATCGACGGCGACAGCCTGATTCCACCGTTCGCGGCGATCGCCGGCATCGGCGAAAACGCGGCGAGGAACATCGGAGCATCGAGGGACGGCAGCGAGTTTCTCTCGATCGAGGACTTCCAGCAGCGGTCGAAGGCGACCAAGACGATTATCGAAGTGCTGACCGGAATGGGCTGCTTCCGCGGTCTGCCGGAGTCCAACCAGCTCTCGCTTTTCTAA